Below is a genomic region from Thunnus albacares chromosome 4, fThuAlb1.1, whole genome shotgun sequence.
atgcccactttatgctaatcccatgcagttttttgcatgcagtctaaatgtgttattttcgcctattctaaaaatggtgtatttgaatatttctgcagactggggtccctaaacagtcttggaattgcataaattgggtCTCAGTGGAAAGCTGAGAGTCTTGTGGATTCAATAAGCCcaattgtattcatgtatgATGATGTTAGTCTCCacagtagccatttcattgcggtgagaccattttttgaaacttgacctcactctATAAAATGaccacagcctcatgaaactttacaacaacaaactaGAGACCTAGAGCATTCAGAGTATGTTTGGCTTTCCTAGTtatattgacaataaggggGTAGTATCAATCCAcaaattgctgcaacaacttatgagacatTATTGAACATGGCGATGGCCATCATACTCTTCCATcataaccaaaacacaatgtttattacagatttatgactagAAAAAGTGGACATACAGTGCTGACCAtcatctcaaattaatctttATGTTCAGATGATGTATAAAACTTCTATATGGAATATACCgttgacctgctatctccccctaAAGATTCCCTGTCCCCcactaaaaaagacaaaaatgggtcTATGCTAGGAGGGTGGTggaaaacatataaaacataaggGACACACATCAAGATGcaaagctttgtgttttttgatattctgagtctattttttttttctctgattgaAGTATAATCacacaggcagctgtttaaatcacacaatcCTCTTTCTgtctatatgtatgtatgaactTATTAACTATATTCATAACAATGGATCAAGGCTGTGAGTTTTACTGTAAGCTTCTTGGTTTCAATGAGGACATATGGAGCTACAGTGGACCTGTATACTCATCATGGAGCCAAGtgaaaaactatttttgtttCTGATGTTCGACAGTTTGTAATCGCTCCTGCTGACAGGGTGTTTTAGTAGTGCTGAACACCTGATGTGTCTTGTCTGGTGTGAATTTGGGGTCACACTGAAACTTACTACAACTATTATGTCTCCTGATCCCCCTCAGGCCATGCAGTACATGGAGCTGATCCCAGAGAGTCAATGTCCGGTCTCGGGGACAGATGGAGCGTTGGAGCGACGCAGGCAGCTCCTCAGTCAACTCCCCGCCTACGATCAGGACCCCATGAAGTGCCAGAGTCTGGCCAGTGAGGAGGAGGTACAGTGCTCTGCTCATGATTATCTACAACACAGGCAACATGTTAATATTAGATCCCCAGCCAAATCATTAGAGCTCATTAATTACGCACAATTATACTGTTAATTAAGTCCCTAAACTACAGACCTCCATTGTTAATaatcaaaaaatgtattcttgGTACAAGTTGACTCTGATCTCTTACGTCTATGTCCTCTTGCAGATTTCCTCCATGCTGCTGTTTGTGAAGCAGTACAAGCAGGAGGTGCTGGGAGTCGGGGAGGTGGCTTTACCTGGTGAGGACGGAGCTCTGAAGGAAGCAGCCATTCAGAGGACAGCGAAGGAGGCCAAGGACCGCAGCAACAGTGACAAGAAGGACGCTCTGGAGCACCGAGACCACAGCTCAGCCAATAACAACGCTGCCTCCACTGCTGGTTCCACTAATGGAACAAATGACAGCACAAAGACTGAATATGTAAGTAGATAATGCGTCTGATATCTTTGAAGTTTAAATCCTGGTAATCTTGAATGCAGcttaaaaaaacccaactttTTCTGCGACAAAGTATCAGACAGATAGTAAACATCAGCTGTCCAGTTATTCTGTAGGCTGCAGACCACAAAAAGACCTTAAACACTTAATGGTGTCAACACTGCCTAATTTACATCCTTAAGTTGGATTTACAACCACCACATTTGGTGCAATATTTCTGTTGAGTCTCCTCTTTTACTCAGAAAAGGTTTTGTGATTCTATCATGTTTGCTTGTATCTGGACCCTTAAGATATAACTCTACTGACCCCAACTAAACAAAAATAGTTGTAAATTTCAGTCAAAGTTCAAAGGCCAGAACAAAGTCAAGAGAGGACAAACAATGCCTCACTGTAATGTTTCTGACCCCATTAATTTTCAAACCACGTCTTAGAAGATGTCTTGTTCCAGTAATTTGCTCCATGACCTTCTTTCACTTTCATATTCTGTCATCTCTTTGTCCTCTAGCGATGTACTGGTTGCCACGGTGAGGTTGCCAAGGAGAGTCCAGCTGTTTACACTGAGCGCGCAGGTTACCATAGCGCCCTGTGGCATCCTACCTGCTTCGTATGTTCAGAGTGTGGCCAGGGATTGGTGGATTTGGTCTACTTCTGGTCCAATCAGAGGCTGTTCTGCGGACGACACTACTGTCAGACGGTCTGGCCGCGATGCTCAGGCTGTGACGAGGTGAGATGACGTCTCGGTGAACTTAATTTCCTGTTGACTTCCTGTAGACATGTTTAATATGAGTCATGGGGACGGAttgcaaaattgctgtggcccagatccggCCCACGCCCGACACTTTCGGCATTTCCACCCGGCCCACATACCGCGTGGAATGATGCCACTTGGGATCCgagatctgggccacaagcaagccgtatgtcaaccaagaacaaaccagataaaccagaactggcccacatccagaatacacatacctgagaccactgcatctttaccaaaaaaggcgcacatttgatttgggatatttgggccatatttgcttttttacacgttggccatttcaggctcaaaTCCATTTTGTTTGGGTCAGAAGAAGGTCAGCAGTgccgcatcattgcctgaagtggcccacttctgTATGCTATGTGAGTTGTTCTTTCCATGATTATAATGGATGATGCAGAGGCTAATGACCTTAGTCTCTTCTTAGCCTCCACATATTTTGTCGTGCATGACATTGTTTGATTGGTGGATGTGTACTGCTTTTAGTCTGCGCATGTTAATTATGTTGCGTATCATGACTTTTGCAAGATgtcattttattctaattttagGTCGCCTCTTCAATTCTGTCCAGGGACAAGAGATCAAAAATAGCTTCCAGGCTAACTGGCTCATTTACAGTTCCTTTTTTCCCTGTTGATTAATGAGCGTTGTCCCTGtcaaatagataaataaataaaataaaaaacattaaaaatccaTTGCAATCATGTAACAAACAACTTTGAGGGTATTTTCCTGCTTATACTGTACAATTTCTCACAATTACAAGAAAAGACCTCAAAATAAAAAGGTCTTTATCCAAGCACACCTCttattattttgtcttattATTAAGATCATAATCCATAAATATGAGAGATTGAATCATACTTATGATGATGTTTCcaattttagttttgttttccatACTGAACAGAATCAGGCTCCTTCTCGGTACCCAAATTCCTTTTCCTAACAGCTTCCTAACAATGTTTCCTAACTCAAACATTGTAATTCCATAATGGTTACTCACAGCATTCGCTGCCTGAGTCCTACAAACATTATCAGttaaataacaatatttatttttcattgttgatgTTATTAAGTCTTTTCTAACATCCCTCTTGACCTTTGTTCTGTTCTCCCTCCACAGTTGATCTTCTGCCAGTCGTTTCACACAGGAAAAGATGGACGGACATGGCATCATCACCAttactgctgctggaaatgcGGACAAAACCTGGATACACCCTGTCAGCACTGATGCACATAATATAGTATTAAATACAATATGGCGTTCAGTATTATTACGTTTTAGCCATGCTCCAAAACAAAATTACCAAAATTACATAGCGCTCAGCTATTGAATTTTAGAATTGACTGGTTGGTTCGCATGTAAGCCTTGACAAGAGAAAGAGACGTAAtggataaataataataaataagtagCTGTAAGTCTTTAAAGTATATGTTTAGTGGACATATTAGTATTTAAAATATGGTAttctacaaagaaaaaaatgtccagttgatttatcagtgtttaaaacacttaaagacatttagctgaCACTGAAGTACTCATAGACTTGTTCAGTTGAGCCTACTGGTGTTTCAAGTACTTGAGGAAATGTTTAGTTGACACATTAGTGTTTAAAGTACTTAAAGAAACATTTGGTGGATTTAGTAGCACTTAAAGTACTGACAGTGACGTGAGCCAGATGTGCTGGTTTCAGCCTGCAGCATTTCAGATACAAACAGCAGCTTTGTACGGAAGACCAAACCTGACATTTTAGGAAACAAATTACTGCAAAAATAAGATGgtcaaataaaatgagaaatagatacataaatgaaaaaagagacaaCAATCAAAATACTGAAGGAAAACTGAGCTAAACATCTATGAGAATGTATTCCTAAAACATCATGTGTAATCTGTGCAGATTTGTGTTTCActtgttaacatttatttaaggTAGAAATATCTCATCGGTTGATTTAAACCTCAGAGAACTGGACAGGCTGGAAAAAGTATCTCACAATTAGCAGGCTACTTAACAAAGTGCTCTGCTGGatttttacactattttttttctagatTTCAACCATCTGCCTTTTAATAACCACATTTAAGTTGAGTCGCGTGCTTGTTGTACGAATTGTACAAAGAGAAATTTTTGGTTTTACCAACCATTAATgactttttcttaattttcttctcttttcattcATGTACCTACGTGTTATTTCAGTCAAATTGCagatttattttgcatttaacCTCTTTCATGatatctgctgctgctaaatgctgcatTATGCTCTTATATTTCTGaaaaagttttgtattttaacaaaagattaaaaaatgtttgatgtgtCAACCAAACAGAGAGTACTGTGAGGTAAACAAGGTCAAAATTTATTTTGGCTGCAGAGTATTCTTGCTGAAATATGAAGTCTACACTTCACAGAGGCTAACTAGCTTTACTATGTTTTGTTCCATGGAATAAaaatcctcataattaaacaacagtaAAGGTCTAAAATTCAACCAGCAAAAAATTATCTATAGTTACAAAACGCTGTAGTAAGAACAACTAGAGGATCTCCAGAACAACCCATAGGACCATAATATACCAGTTAGGCTTAGGCACAgaaactacttggttaaggaaagatcatggttaaaATGAAGGTTGATCACTTgaaaccacatttcaagtgaaaGCCTTCATCGttatggcaacagtaaacaccacaacgatacattaaaaaaatgtcctgactcgtggttggaaacaggaagcgaaTGGTGGTCTCcagcagcaaagtccactttttggTCCATTAACTATCTAGCATgataattactacagccactaAATGGcataaatgtaactataggttgtgAATTTTAGACCCATACTGTCCTTTTTACAGGCTGAAAAATCCACCAGTACAATCTGCCAGCATAACATTAGCTGATATTTGCACGTGATTTTCAtcctttaattacttttttgaATTTATTGCTGCTCAAAATGCGAAGTGTTTAGTTGTAGTTAGCTAgcaatgttgtttgttttttttttgatgcaaTGAGCTAAAAATGTAGCATATATACAACAATACTGTTCAATACAATGTTATCCGGCGCAGGCAGCAAATGACATACAGTAGAATATAGTAATATcagattaaatattaatattggtTTAATCTCCCTGCTTCCAATACAATGTAGCTTTAGCTTAATTTAAGCCAAAAACTGTTAGCAGGGGGAAACGGGgcaaatatgaaataatacactTCTGAAATGTGTACAGAAGAGATTTTTAATAATCTTTCTATGAGTAGGATGATAAACAAGGATTTCTAAAAATCCGCTCTGTGAAGGCAATTTAAGTTTTCGTTATAATGTGTAGAAATTAAGCAGACCAGAAACTGGCAGGTCGCCATGTTCCGGATATTTTTGAGCAGCTAGCATGATATTGAAACTGCAGTAGCTCATGATTTACATGAATAAGTTTAATGCTGTGTTAACAATTGTCATCATTCACTATTCACTATAAAGAATTCCCAGTTGTTGCTGTTGTATGTAAAAAGTATTGGACACTAATTGTGTAAAGTGCAAATGAATTGGTGTTTTGGTAACGATGCTTAATTCTTGTTTTTGTGGGataaatcagaaaaacactaaaaaatgacaaaaatgactgaattcCACAGTGAACAGTGAATGACACAGTcaacatttactgttttatatCAGCAGTAATGGTGTTTTTTATATTGGCCTAGATGACAGGTTTTAATGTGATGATGTTTTCACCTGCAGGGATTAACAATGATCCCATTTCAGGTTATGGTTGCATGTCATGTTTTGGCATTTATTAAAAAAGTCAAcaagtttaaaaagatttttctgCTGATCATGTTTTGACAGTCTGTTGCTTTGAATTAAAGTTCCTTCTGATTGAACAACCTGTTGTCCATCATctttttaaagagagagagttatGACCTTACGGATGGTTGTATTGCTGATGGTTTAAAGGACGGATTCACAGtttgaccattagaagatctcttcataatgcatttacaatgtaagtgatgggggacaaaatccacagtccttctgtgtaaaaatatattcaaaggtttatctgaagctaatatgaagcttcagcgtccaaatgagtcaaatcaagcagatatctttcaacgttacagttttttagtaccaaagtccctctttttgttactatacttccactgcagctcaacaggaaacacaaagaggaaatttgatactaaaaagactgtaaatgtggcagatattcacttgatatgactaactcagactgctggagcgtcatataagcttcagataaacttttaaatgcatttttgcaccaaatgactgtgtggactcactgtggattttggcctccatcacttacattgaaagcacatttgaaggggatcttttaatagccagtatgaacaggaggaatgattacagcgaggaaaacctctttcactgttataTGGGCAtcttactgttgttttaagacagatttagaaaattgtgaacctatcctttgaTCTCTAAATACACCATTTATGTTGAAAGTTCATTACATCATTGACGTTGTGCACCTTGACTTTACAGTGGGGTTTTTTCCAGTGTATCTTGAATAGTGGGAACTGTTCACCTTTATTTTCAACAGTTGTGCTGCCAACAGTACTTTGTTGTAAATTATGGCATATTTTGCAGTTGTTTGATGAAAAATTATGATAAAAGTAATATACTCTTTCTGGCATGCACAACATGAAAGCATGTTTGATTACAAATGTTAGAAACCCTTTTGGTGAATTTTGGATCCTTTATATACcacatatttaacattaataGGCAATAtataaccaataaataaataaatgcataacaTACTATAGAGAACTAACTCTTCATATGAAgcttaaacataaacatagaaTCCAGTAAACATAAAAAGAGCACAAAAGAAAATAAGGTAGTTTTAACACAGTTTTAACCATCCCTACTTTTTCATCCAAAGTTCTGATAATTTCAGTTTAAGGGAACTAAATTATCTTTCAACATTTaagttaattgctgaaagtaatAAACAGAACAAACTATGATGAGATTCAACTGCATACAacaaagctgcattaaaaagtTTCACGTATAACACTGGTCAAAGATTAAGTAACAATTTCAGGtttcagaaaaaagaaatcagatgatccagtgtttgtgtgtgtgtgtgtgtgtgtgtatgtgtgtgagtgagtgagtgtgtgcgctGACCTACTCCCAGCAGGAATGTGAAGTATTCCCGTGGTTTCTCGGCCAACGTTCCTGGGCCGTTGCATCACCCTGCTGACCGTCTGACAGCCGCTTCCTGAACCATGAAAGAAAAACCAGATTAGGATATTTTCAGTCCCAAACGTAGACAAATTTATTTGGTTTGCAGAGTTTTATGGCCTTTAATAGCACAAAGTGAGATCAGGGAGGGTTTATAGAAGATCTGGAAGACTAATTCAGGACTTCCTCTGAGTTTTTACAACAGATTATCCAAGATTATGAGGCCTAATAAAGGCATTGTTAAAACATGGTTTTTGAATGACtacatttgaaatgatttcaCATCATTCATCCTTCATCTGTCCAGTTGATTAAAATAGTCACAGAAATCACGTCCTGATGTTGGCCTTCTGATTACATCTTCACGTCCACAGTGATGGATTAACTTTactgaatgaaagaaagaactGCAGgtgttttctcttctgtgtGGAACTGAATGGGAGTGAATGAGAGATTTTAGCTAAACCGACGTAaaaaagagtcagatatttttcttaGGAAAGCAAACCGGAGCTAAAAGACTTTATTTCCTCCGTGACTCCTCAAGAAACTAAATTGACATAATTACACATaggcaagaaaagaaaaacaaaatattgttaatgTACAATGACACCTGTTTTACAATAGTTGAACTCAAATActgatcaaaaataaaaagtaaagtaacaaaaaaagtaaatagcTAAACAAGTAA
It encodes:
- the lmcd1 gene encoding LIM and cysteine-rich domains protein 1, which encodes MDVSSAMEKMTVKQSAGGAGGGGGGGSVVCLVCKESCSGFQPHSWRKACMACGCSTVDHAPGTDVEDDQRMGRLLADSPCSHLTAKVKGGGGLRMYKRNRMIVTNPVVSRKDPTFNTTTYDWAPAGLNQKLAMQYMELIPESQCPVSGTDGALERRRQLLSQLPAYDQDPMKCQSLASEEEISSMLLFVKQYKQEVLGVGEVALPGEDGALKEAAIQRTAKEAKDRSNSDKKDALEHRDHSSANNNAASTAGSTNGTNDSTKTEYRCTGCHGEVAKESPAVYTERAGYHSALWHPTCFVCSECGQGLVDLVYFWSNQRLFCGRHYCQTVWPRCSGCDELIFCQSFHTGKDGRTWHHHHYCCWKCGQNLDTPCQH